TGATTAAATCATAACTCAAGTGCTTAATCATGCCAACAATTTCATCATAATTATTTGTATCATTTAAAAACGTTGCACTGCTGCTGATTGATTTAGGAACGTTTAATGAATAATCTAATTGGTCACTGCCAAATCCATTTGCATGATAATAATGATTAATTCAATTTTTATTTAGTACTTTTTTAAGAATTTCTTTATTTTCTTCAATTGCTAAATCGCCAATTGTTTCAATTCCGAATTGACGTAAAATTTTTGCAGAACTTTGGCCAATTAAAAACATATTCTCAATTGGTTGTTTTCACAAATACTTTTTTAATTGTTCACTATTAAAAATAGCAGTAATACCTAATGGTTTCTTAATATCACTAGCCATTTTAGCTAAAAATTTATTGTAAGATACACCGATTGAAACCGGTAAATTTAGTTCTTGATAAATCCCTTGCTGAATTCGTTTTGCAATTTCAAATGCGTGCTCTTCATTTTTACATAAATAAGTAATATCAACAAAACACTCATCTATTGACATTTCCTCAATATGATTAGAAAATTTTTCACGAATATAATTAATAAATTTTTGTGAATACTCATTGTAAGCATCAAAATTTGGATTCAAAACCACTAAGCCTCGACACAATTTTTGTGCCATGTATATTGGCATAGCCGATTTTATACCATGATTGCGTGCCAAATAGTTTGCACTAGCAACAACTGAACGTTTAGTTCTTCCACCAACAACAATTGGACGATTCTTTAATTTTGGATTAATAATTTCTTCAACAGATGCAAAAAAAGCATTACAATCAACATGTAAAATATACTTCATTATTTTTTCTCACAATAAATTAAAAATTCTGTGTTGCCACTGTTTCCTTTGATTGGTGAAGGAATAATACCATTTATTTTAAAATTATGTTTAATTACTGATTGTTTAATTTTGCCAACTGCTTTATTTCATAATTTTGGTTCTCTAATAACACCATTAAATCGACTAACAACGTCTTTGCCTAATTCAAATTGTGGTTTAATCAAAAAAATCATTTTTAATGGGTAATTGAATAATTGATTGATTTTTTCAATTAAGGTTGTTAAAGAAATAAACGATAAATCAGCAACTATATAGTCAATTTTTTCTTCAAACATCGATAAAACTAAAGTTTTAAAATTCGTTTGTTCATAAACAACTATTTTTTTGTTTTCTTTTAACTTTTTATCAATTTGATTAGTTCCAACGTCAACTGCATAAACTTTTAGAGCGTTCATGTTTAAACAAACTTGAGTAAAACCACCAGTTGATGCGCCAATATCTAACACAACTTGATCAGTTAAATTAATTTTTCATGTGGTTAATGCGTGTAATAATTTATAAGCGCCGCGACTTACATATTGTCCAACATCATTAACAATAACTACGTCATTTTCATTAATTTCATAATGTTTATTATTAACAATGATATTATTAACTAAAACGCAGCCATTTGTAATTAAATGCTGTGCTTTATTACGACTATTAACTAACTTGTTATCAACAATAAATTTATCTAAACGCATTTAAATATAATCATATAGTAAATAAATATCAAAAAGCAATTAATTGGTTATTTACCTATTTATTTAATAGGTATGCAATTAAACTCAAATAAAGGAATGTTCATTGAAGAATTAATTAATCGAACAATTAGTTACTTATCCAAAATTAATTTAGCCTACATCGAAAAACGCAATGTTCCTTTTAAATTATGTAAAAAGATTAATGAAACAACTTTTGTTGGCAAATTAATCCACAAAAGTAGTGTAGATTATACGGGCGTTTATAAAAACTTTCATTTAGAATTTGAAAGCAAACAAACTAATGAAGACTATTTTGATTTGCATTTATTAAAAACACACCAGTGAAATTTTCTTAATAAAATGAAACAATTTAGTCAAACATTAAATTTCTTAATTATTTATTTTTATAAAAAAGATGAATGTTACTTAGTTCCAATTGAAATAATTAATGAACATTTTAAAGCAACTCACTGTTATCGCTTTCATTATCAAGATTTAATTAAAAAATCCATGAAAATAAATATTATTTATCCAGGGATTTTAAATCTAACTGAATGCTTAGATAATTTATCTAAAATTTAATTTCTTTAAAAATTAATTTAATGAAATCTTTATGGTTTTCATTCTTATATAAAACGTTATAAATGTGCTCAATAATTGGTGCATTAATTTTATATTTTTTAACAATTTCATAAGCAGTTTTTGTTGCTCAATATCCTTCAACAGTGTGAAACTTTAATTCTTTTTTAACTGTTTTAAATCCATTAGCTCCAACCGCTTGCCCAAAGCTAAAGTTTCGTGATTTAGTATCTGTACAAGTTAAAAATATATCGCCAATGCCACAATATTGATATAGGGTATCTAACTTACCGCCCAAAACTTTAATTACATGAGAAATTTCTTTACTCATTTGTGCTAAAATAGCACTACGTGTATTAATTGATGTATGTTGAGCAAACATAATTCCGCTGCCAATTGCCATTACATTCTTTAATGCGCTAATAGTTTCAGCGCCAATCACATCATTAATTGGCACACATTTAAAATAATCATTAGAAAATACTCTTGCTACTTTTTTAGCTAATTTTAAATCTTCACAAACAGTATTAACTAAAGTAATTTCTTTATGAAAAACTTCAACAGCAAAGCTAGGACCAATTAAAATTACTAATCCTTTAGCATTTTTACTAATTAATTTATTGATTGTAATGGATCACGTTTTTTTTGTTGTTTCATTAAAGCCTTTTGCAACATTAATAAATACTGGTTTATTTTTAATAAATTTTAAAACTTGTTTGATTGTTTGTTCAATGTAAATTGATGGAACAGCAATGACAATATAATCATAATTGGTTTTAAAAATCTTTTTTAAATCATTACTTACTGTTTTTAATTTTTTAACTAATTTAGTTTTTTGATAATACTTTGAATTAAAACCTTGTTGTAAATCATAAATTTCATTATGATCTACTCCTCACATTGATACTTCGTGCTTATTAGTTAATAAAACATTAGCTAATGCAGTTCCTCATGCACCAGTCCCTAGAATCAATATTTTAGCCATTATTTTGCTCCTCTCTAATGCCACGAATTCTTGCATTCTTATCCTTGTAATATACTGTGATCGGTACTCTATCGATCCCAAATGAATTACGAATTAAATTTTCAATCATTCTTGCATATGAAAAATGTAGATATTTGGGATCATTAGTAAAAATAACAAAGGTTGGTACTTGCCCCTTGACTTGAGTTGCATATGAAATGTTAAGTCTTCCACCTTTAAACATACTAGCAGGAACTAATGATTGCATTTTTAGAATGCATTCATTCAACAGTGAAGTATTAACTTTAATATTTAATTGTTTATGCATTTCTTGCATTGTGTCAAATATTAAATGCAAACGCTTTTTGTTTTTTGCACTAATAAAAACAATCGGTGCCCATGGCAAATATTTAAACTTACTACGAATGATTTTAATTTTTTCATTCATAGTTTTTTCAGATTTATCACGAATGTTATCTCATTTATTAACAACAATAATTGTTGGAATATTAGCTTTATAAGCTAAACCTCCAATCACTTCATCTTGTTCATTAAATTCTTCACTGCCATCAAGAACCAATAGAATCATTTTACTTCTACTAATAGCGTCTTGTGTTCTAAGAATGGCATATTTTTCAACTTGATTAGTGATTTTTCCTTTTCGACGGATTCCTGCTGTATCAATTATTGTAAAATTTTGATTTTTATAACTAAAGTCACAATCAACTGAATCACGAGTTGTATGTGCAATCGGTGAAACTAGAACTCGATCTTCGTTTAAAATAGCGTTGACTAGTGTTGATTTACCAACATTAGTTCTTCCAATAATGCAAAAAGGTAATCGGTCTTTTTTAATTCTAGTTCTCTTTATTTTGTTTGTTAGTTTGCTAATTATTGCATCTAATAAATCACCAGTACCAATTCCGTGTTCACTAGCTATATAATATGGTTTACCAAATCCTAATGAATAAAATTGTTTTTCATTTTCATAGTACTGGTTCTTTTCACATTTATTGACTACTAAAATAACATTCTTACACTTTTGTTTTTTTAATAATTTAGTGATGAAATGATCATCAGCATCAATTCCTTCTTTTAATGAAGTAATAAAAAGAATTAAATCTGCTTCTTCAAGAGCATAATTTACTTGTATTTGAATTTTTTTTTGAAAAGGAGCGTCTTTAATTGTTAAGCCCCCTGTATCAACTAAAGTAAAAATATTATTCAACCAATTTACTTCACCATACAAACGATCGCGCGTTACTCCTGGTTCATCATTAGTAATAGCACGTTTCTCATGAATTAAACGATTGAATAGTGTTGACTTACCAACATTTGGTTTACCAACAATTACGACTTTATACATTTAACCCTTTCATTAAATTCTTTAATAATTAAATTTACTACTTGTTCAATGGTGTAGCCGATATTATCATAGATTACAAAAGCATCTTTTACTTTTATTAGCGGAGAGAAAGAACGGTTCATATCTTGATGATCTCGTTCTTTTATTTTTTGCAAAACAACTCCGTAAGGTTCAACACCTTTATTTTGTTCATAACGACGTTTTGCTCGCAATTCTACATCTGCATCAAGATAAACTTTCAGTGTTGCATTAGGAAGAACAACGCTGGTTGTGTCTCTTCCTTCCATCACACAATTGATTCCATTGGCAATTAATTGCTGTTCATGAACACATTTCTCTCTTACTGCTTTAATTGTACCGATTTTTGAAGCCATTAAAGCCACAGTGTTAGATGAAAGTTGATCGGTAACATTAATCCCATTTAAAAAATATTGATCATTATTAATTTTTACTGCACTTACATTTAATACTTTCATTAATCTAGCTTCATCATTTATATCAACATTATTATTAATAATTGCTAAAGCATAACAACGATACATTGCACCAGTATTGATAAAAGTAAAGCATAGTTTTTTAGCTAGTTCAATGGCAATTGAACTTTTACCAGCTCCACTTGGCCCATCAATAGCAATTTGAAACGTTGATTTAGACATTCTCAATAACTCCCACTATAATAAAAATTAAAGCCGATAACATTAAAACTCCAAGAGCAATGATTAAACCAAAATATCATTTTTTTAGTTGGCTTTTTTCATTAGTATCAGTTAATTTCTCCAATTGATATTCATTCATTCAATCAAGGTCGTTGCTATTAGAAATTTGAATTACCTCATTTAATTTAGCGATTTTTTCATTACTAACACCATGAAAACTAATTAATAGATTTTGGTCAAAACCCAATTTTGTTTTAATATTTTTTAATTTTGGATATAAGCTTAATGACTGAATATAATTACTAGAGATTTGCCCGCTTGTTTTATTTACAATGTAGTTTTCTCTATAACTAAACAAAAAGTCATTAATTCTTGTGTTTAACAAATCCTCTTTTTCAGTATTAATTAATTTCAAGTAGTTTTTTAATGTTTGTAATTTAGATATATCAAATGCATCAATTTTACTTAAGGGGATTAGATCATTAACTGGCTCATCTAAAAACTCTTTTTTGATTATATTGGGATTTAATTTATTAATTTTATGCGCATATTCATCAACGATATGACTCTTTATATCAATAGCATTAAAAAACTGCTCTTCATGCAGAATTCGGTCACGATATGAAGCGTATTTTTCCATTCGTGTTAAAGCCATAATTATCTTTTGCTTTTCTTATTATATATAGATATATTAAATAAACATTATATAAAGTAAAATCAAGCATATTTTTCATTTTGTTGGCACTCTAATAGTAATAGTGCTAATTTAATGCTATAATGTTTTATAAAAATAATTTGGAGGGCAGTATGGAAATGAATTTTAATCCAAGTTTTGATGAAGCAAATGCATTAAATAAATATGCACGTAATTTAAATGATGAAGCAAAAAATAACCGAATTGATCCAATTATTGGACGAGACGAAGAAATTCGTCGTGTTATCGAAATTATTAGTCGTAAAACTAAAAATAACCCTGTTTTAATTGGTGAACCGGGAGTTGGAAAAACCGCAATTGTTGAGGGCTTAGCAATGCGAATTGTTAATAATGATGTTCCTATTAATTTAAAGGACAAAGAAATCTATGAATTATCTTTGCCTAGTTTAATTGCTGGGGCCAGCTTTCAAGGCCAATTTGAACAACGTTTAAACGCCATTATTAAACAAGTTCAAGATTCTAAAGGCAAGATTATTCTTTTTATTGATGAAGTACATCAATTAGTTGGTACAGGTAAGAATGCCAATAGTGGCATGGATGCTGCTAATATCTTTAAACCAATGATGGCTCGAGGTGATATTAAGATTATTGGAGCGACTACATTAAATGAATATCGCGAATATATTGAAAAAGACGCTGCTCTTGAACGAAGAATGCAAAAAGTCTATGTTAAAGAACCAAATAAAGAAGAAACTTTAACAATTATGCGTGGGTTAAAAAAACGATGAGAAATATTTCATCAAGTAAAAATTCATGACTCCGCTTTAATTGCAGCTGTTAATTTATCAGATCGATATATTAATGATCGCTTTCTTCCTGATAAAGCCATTGATTTAATTGATGAAGCCGCGGCAAAGGTAAAGACCCGAATGTTTTCTATGCCTGTGGAATTAGATCAAATTAATCGACAAATTATTTATCTTGAAACCGAAAAAGCAGCTCTTAGTGCTGAAAATGATGAAAAATCTAAACAATTATTAGAAATTTCTACAAATAAACTTGAAGCACTTAAAAAACAACAAAAGGCATTAAATGATGAATGACAAAAACAAAAAAATGAACACGATCAATTAAACCAATTGAAAAAGAAACTTGAAGAATATCAATCACAAGTTGATCGATTCCAAATGGATGGGGAATTCTTAAAAGCTAGTAAATTACTTTATAGTGAAATTCCAAACATCAAAAATCAAATTGAAAGTTTGGAAAAAACTTTTGCTAAAGATAATTATTTAATTCATGATTCAGTAACTGCTAATGATGTTAGTGAAGTAATTTCTAAAACTACAGGTATTCCATTAGACAAATTAATGGAAAATGAAAAAACCAAATTAGTTAATTTAAAGAATGAATTAGCTAAACGTGTTAAAGGACAAGATCAAGCAATTCAAGTGGTTGCTGATGCAGTAATTCGAGCACGTGCAGGAATTAACGATCCAAATCGTCCAATTGGTTCATTTCTGTTTTTAGGCCCTACAGGTGTAGGTAAAACTGAATTAGCTAAAGCTTTAGCATTTGCTTTATTTGATAGTGAAAAGGCAATGGTACGATTTGATATGAGTGAATTTATGGAAAAACACTCCGTATCTAAACTAATTGGTGCACCTCCTGGATACGTTGGATATGAAAACGCCGGAGAATTAACTGAAGCTATTCGTCGTCGTCCTTATAGTGTTATTCTTTTAGATGAAATTGAAAAAGCTCATCCTGATGTATTAAACTTGTTCTTGCAAGTATTAGATGATGGTCAATTGCGTGATAGCCAAGGACGTGAAGTTAACTTTAAAAATACGATTATTATTATGACTAGTAATATTGGTGGTTCATTAATTCTTGAAAACAAGAAAGATGAAGCAATCAATGAATTAAATAAATATATGAAAAAAGAATTTATTAATCGAATCGATGAAGTTGTTGTCTTCAATCCATTGGATCAAAAAATTCTTCAAGATATAATTAATAAATTCTTAAATGATCTAAAATTACGTTTAAATAATAATGATCTAAAAGTGGAATTCAGCAAAGATTTAAATCAATTAATTATTAAAAATGCTTATGATCCAGTTTATGGAGCTAGACCAATTAAGCGTTTTATTCAAAAAGAGATTGAAAGTTTAATTGCAATGCAAATTGTCGAAAATAAACTAAATAAAAATCATCCAATTTTAATTGATGTTAAAAAAGACAAGATTATAATTAAACAATTAAAACCAAATTAAATAATGAACAGTAGTAATAACTGCTGTTTTTTTATTTTTGTATAATAAATGTTTAGTCATGAAACTTAGAAATTTCACAAAATTTTTTACATGATTATTAGCCGTTAGTGCTATTCCTGTTAGTGTTGTTGTTTCTAATTCGAAATACACACACAGTAGTTTAATTGTTAAAAACCAAACAAATGCAAAAATCTATTGAAATATTGATGAACAAGGAAATGTTAGACCTGCTGACAAAAGCTTAATTAAAGGTGATGTAACAATTCCTTCTGTATGAGATGAAAAACCTGTTACTGGAATTGCTAGAGAAGCTTTTTCAGGATGTACTTCATTAACAAGTATTATTATTCCTAGCAGTATAACTAGTATTGGTGATGGTGCTTTTAGTATTTGTACTTTTTTAACAAGTGTTAATTTTGCTGAAGATAGTCAATTAAATAGTATTGGCAAAAGTGCTTTTTGAAATTGCAGTTCATTAAAAACTATTAATATTCCAGGTAGTGTGACTAGCATTGGGCGTGCTGCTTTTTATAAATGCAGTGCATTAACAAGTATTAATATTCCAAACAATGTAACTAGTATTGGTTATAAAGCTTTTAGTGATTGCAGTTCATTAACAAGTATTAATTTTGATAATGACAGTCAATTAACTAGTATCTATTTTGGTGCTTTTACTGACTGTAGTTCATTAACAAGTATTAATATTCCAAGTAGTGTAACTGAAATTTATGCTGTTGCTTTTCTTAATACAACAAAATTACAAGACATTACATTTAATTGAACTGGCAAGATACTAGACGATATTATTCAAAAAATTAAGAATCCTGTTCACCAAAGAGAATTGACAACTTGAGCATGCATTTTTGCTAATTACAATAAAAAAACTCATTCTTTTAAAGACAAAATAAATGTTAATGTGCATTTACCAAAAGGAATTAGTAATTTAGACGTTGAAAAATATAAAAATAATTTTCAAGGTATTAGAAATTCTGGCTCTAATATTCCAGATGGAATTGGTTTAGATCCAGCAACAACACATTGAATTTATAATTCAAATAGTAATTCTAAATTACCATTAATCTTAGGTCTAACATTTGGATTCATTATTCTAATTGGAATTGGAAGTTACTTGGGGTATCGATACTATAAACATCGCAAAAACAGTAAATAATAAATAGCAGTTAACGCTGCTATTTTTATTTTTATTTATGTAAAATATATATAACTTGTGAGACTTAGAAATCTCAATAAATTTTTAATTGGATTGGCAGTAATTTCTGGCGGATTAACTGGAACTGTTCTTTCTAATTCAAATATTCATAGTAGTTTAGTTATTGGTGATGAAGCTGAATTTTCATCAACAGAAGTTACTATTAACAATTTTACTGGTCTTGAAATTGATTGTATTAATAAAGTTTGATCAATCAAGGTGACACAGTATGATTACCAAAAAATAGATAATATTCCAGTTATAAGTTTAAAAAGTCATTGTCTTGAAGGTGCAAAATTTCATAGTCTTGGATTTTCAATGAGTAGTTTATTTATCGGTGATTATGCCTTTCAAAATTGTAATGTTTGAAACGCTACTGCTCTTGATGAGTTATTTAGATGTTTTAGTATTGGAATTAATGCATTCCAGTGGATGCACAGCATTAAAATGAAGAAATTATTATAGCGAATATTTTTTAACTGATTTATTACTTGAAATTAAAGGTGGGTATTTAGTAATAATACAACATGAAATGAATTTGCTATAGGTATGTCATATCAAGGATTAGATAAATTAATTGTTGGCAACGGTGTTTTCAACAATACTCCGATCGAATCATTTGAAACAATTCATGGTTTAGTTCCAAAAACAGATACTGATAAACAAAAAAATATTATGAACAACAATATGTTGCTCTATTTAATAAAAGTTTGCTGTTAATACTAGATTAGAATAATGAAATTTTACTGATAGTAATATTTCTGATCCGTTTGTTCCTAAGAATAACTCGTTACCAATAATTCTTGGAAGTTTATTTGGTTCAATAATTTTAATTGGATTAGTTGGTTATTTTGGATACAGATACTACAAAAAACATAGACATAATTAAACGGT
Above is a window of Candidatus Malacoplasma girerdii DNA encoding:
- the dinP gene encoding DNA polymerase IV; this translates as MKYILHVDCNAFFASVEEIINPKLKNRPIVVGGRTKRSVVASANYLARNHGIKSAMPIYMAQKLCRGLVVLNPNFDAYNEYSQKFINYIREKFSNHIEEMSIDECFVDITYLCKNEEHAFEIAKRIQQGIYQELNLPVSIGVSYNKFLAKMASDIKKPLGITAIFNSEQLKKYLWKQPIENMFLIGQSSAKILRQFGIETIGDLAIEENKEILKKVLNKNWINHYYHANGFGSDQLDYSLNVPKSISSSATFLNDTNNYDEIVGMIKHLSYDLISRLNYYELKAKTFSVYIKYPNFKTTMKNITLDNYYYLYKDVVNIFIDLYLKHFVDQTIRLVGVGLSKLTSREKTIIEVEVKNENSNDELIKLKNKINEQLNLDLVDIANRKLK
- a CDS encoding hemolysin A; this translates as MRLDKFIVDNKLVNSRNKAQHLITNGCVLVNNIIVNNKHYEINENDVVIVNDVGQYVSRGAYKLLHALTTWKINLTDQVVLDIGASTGGFTQVCLNMNALKVYAVDVGTNQIDKKLKENKKIVVYEQTNFKTLVLSMFEEKIDYIVADLSFISLTTLIEKINQLFNYPLKMIFLIKPQFELGKDVVSRFNGVIREPKLWNKAVGKIKQSVIKHNFKINGIIPSPIKGNSGNTEFLIYCEKK
- the recU gene encoding recombination protein U; this encodes MQLNSNKGMFIEELINRTISYLSKINLAYIEKRNVPFKLCKKINETTFVGKLIHKSSVDYTGVYKNFHLEFESKQTNEDYFDLHLLKTHQWNFLNKMKQFSQTLNFLIIYFYKKDECYLVPIEIINEHFKATHCYRFHYQDLIKKSMKINIIYPGILNLTECLDNLSKI
- the gpsA gene encoding glycerol-3-phosphate dehydrogenase, whose product is MAKILILGTGAWGTALANVLLTNKHEVSMWGVDHNEIYDLQQGFNSKYYQKTKLVKKLKTVSNDLKKIFKTNYDYIVIAVPSIYIEQTIKQVLKFIKNKPVFINVAKGFNETTKKTWSITINKLISKNAKGLVILIGPSFAVEVFHKEITLVNTVCEDLKLAKKVARVFSNDYFKCVPINDVIGAETISALKNVMAIGSGIMFAQHTSINTRSAILAQMSKEISHVIKVLGGKLDTLYQYCGIGDIFLTCTDTKSRNFSFGQAVGANGFKTVKKELKFHTVEGYWATKTAYEIVKKYKINAPIIEHIYNVLYKNENHKDFIKLIFKEIKF
- the engA gene encoding GTP-binding protein EngA, which codes for MYKVVIVGKPNVGKSTLFNRLIHEKRAITNDEPGVTRDRLYGEVNWLNNIFTLVDTGGLTIKDAPFQKKIQIQVNYALEEADLILFITSLKEGIDADDHFITKLLKKQKCKNVILVVNKCEKNQYYENEKQFYSLGFGKPYYIASEHGIGTGDLLDAIISKLTNKIKRTRIKKDRLPFCIIGRTNVGKSTLVNAILNEDRVLVSPIAHTTRDSVDCDFSYKNQNFTIIDTAGIRRKGKITNQVEKYAILRTQDAISRSKMILLVLDGSEEFNEQDEVIGGLAYKANIPTIIVVNKWDNIRDKSEKTMNEKIKIIRSKFKYLPWAPIVFISAKNKKRLHLIFDTMQEMHKQLNIKVNTSLLNECILKMQSLVPASMFKGGRLNISYATQVKGQVPTFVIFTNDPKYLHFSYARMIENLIRNSFGIDRVPITVYYKDKNARIRGIREEQNNG
- the cmk gene encoding cytidylate kinase, yielding MSKSTFQIAIDGPSGAGKSSIAIELAKKLCFTFINTGAMYRCYALAIINNNVDINDEARLMKVLNVSAVKINNDQYFLNGINVTDQLSSNTVALMASKIGTIKAVREKCVHEQQLIANGINCVMEGRDTTSVVLPNATLKVYLDADVELRAKRRYEQNKGVEPYGVVLQKIKERDHQDMNRSFSPLIKVKDAFVIYDNIGYTIEQVVNLIIKEFNERVKCIKS
- the clpA gene encoding ATP-dependent Clp protease ATPase subunit gives rise to the protein MFYKNNLEGSMEMNFNPSFDEANALNKYARNLNDEAKNNRIDPIIGRDEEIRRVIEIISRKTKNNPVLIGEPGVGKTAIVEGLAMRIVNNDVPINLKDKEIYELSLPSLIAGASFQGQFEQRLNAIIKQVQDSKGKIILFIDEVHQLVGTGKNANSGMDAANIFKPMMARGDIKIIGATTLNEYREYIEKDAALERRMQKVYVKEPNKEETLTIMRGLKKRWEIFHQVKIHDSALIAAVNLSDRYINDRFLPDKAIDLIDEAAAKVKTRMFSMPVELDQINRQIIYLETEKAALSAENDEKSKQLLEISTNKLEALKKQQKALNDEWQKQKNEHDQLNQLKKKLEEYQSQVDRFQMDGEFLKASKLLYSEIPNIKNQIESLEKTFAKDNYLIHDSVTANDVSEVISKTTGIPLDKLMENEKTKLVNLKNELAKRVKGQDQAIQVVADAVIRARAGINDPNRPIGSFLFLGPTGVGKTELAKALAFALFDSEKAMVRFDMSEFMEKHSVSKLIGAPPGYVGYENAGELTEAIRRRPYSVILLDEIEKAHPDVLNLFLQVLDDGQLRDSQGREVNFKNTIIIMTSNIGGSLILENKKDEAINELNKYMKKEFINRIDEVVVFNPLDQKILQDIINKFLNDLKLRLNNNDLKVEFSKDLNQLIIKNAYDPVYGARPIKRFIQKEIESLIAMQIVENKLNKNHPILIDVKKDKIIIKQLKPN
- a CDS encoding BspA-like protein encodes the protein MKLRNFTKFFTWLLAVSAIPVSVVVSNSKYTHSSLIVKNQTNAKIYWNIDEQGNVRPADKSLIKGDVTIPSVWDEKPVTGIAREAFSGCTSLTSIIIPSSITSIGDGAFSICTFLTSVNFAEDSQLNSIGKSAFWNCSSLKTINIPGSVTSIGRAAFYKCSALTSINIPNNVTSIGYKAFSDCSSLTSINFDNDSQLTSIYFGAFTDCSSLTSINIPSSVTEIYAVAFLNTTKLQDITFNWTGKILDDIIQKIKNPVHQRELTTWACIFANYNKKTHSFKDKINVNVHLPKGISNLDVEKYKNNFQGIRNSGSNIPDGIGLDPATTHWIYNSNSNSKLPLILGLTFGFIILIGIGSYLGYRYYKHRKNSK
- a CDS encoding BspA-like protein produces the protein MAVISGGLTGTVLSNSNIHSSLVIGDEAEFSSTEVTINNFTGLEIDCINKVWSIKVTQYDYQKIDNIPVISLKSHCLEGAKFHSLGFSMSSLFIGDYAFQNCNVWNATALDELFRCFSIGINAFQWMHSIKMKKLL